One Gordonia mangrovi genomic region harbors:
- a CDS encoding MbtH family protein: MTNPFDDENGRFYVLVNDENQHSLWPTFADIPAGWTKVFGEDSRAACLEYVEKNWTDLRPKSLIDAMEADRAERAAE, encoded by the coding sequence ATGACCAATCCGTTCGACGACGAAAACGGCCGCTTCTACGTCCTGGTGAACGACGAGAACCAGCATTCGCTGTGGCCCACGTTCGCCGACATCCCGGCCGGCTGGACCAAGGTCTTCGGTGAGGACAGTCGGGCGGCCTGCCTGGAATACGTCGAGAAGAACTGGACCGACCTGCGGCCGAAGAGCCTGATCGACGCCATGGAGGCGGACCGCGCCGAGCGCGCCGCCGAGTGA
- a CDS encoding GNAT family N-acetyltransferase: MTTDKTGAAVTVTHQPTAQRFEIAVDDATSSGPVTAGFTAYRERDADDTRQRVFFHTEVAEEFGGRGLGTILIRRALDETRADGFVIVGVCPMVAAFLRKHPEYADAARRPTPDLLRWLDGELS, from the coding sequence ATGACCACCGACAAGACCGGTGCCGCGGTCACCGTGACCCATCAACCCACTGCCCAACGCTTCGAGATCGCCGTCGACGACGCCACGTCATCGGGTCCGGTCACGGCGGGGTTCACGGCCTATCGCGAACGTGACGCCGACGACACCCGGCAGCGGGTGTTCTTCCACACCGAGGTGGCCGAGGAATTCGGGGGCCGCGGGCTCGGTACGATCCTGATCCGCCGTGCCCTCGACGAGACTCGCGCCGACGGATTCGTGATCGTGGGCGTGTGCCCGATGGTGGCGGCCTTTCTGCGCAAGCACCCCGAGTATGCCGATGCCGCCCGCAGACCGACACCGGACCTGCTGCGATGGCTCGACGGCGAACTCAGTTGA